TGGGGCTTATTTTGATTTAAATTTAATCATTATTAATATTTTGAGAATAATATCTTTTTTGATTATTATTAAAAATAGATAAAAAAGAATATTGATTAGTTAAATTATTACCTTTAATAATTACTTTGCATTTTTTCTACCTACATAGAATAATACATTTTCAATTGTTGATACAACTGGTACAATAACTAAGAAGTATGCAAAATAAATTACAGTAGCAATTTGTCCCATTACAACAAAAGGAGGCTCTACATGACATTCTCCTAAGTGGCCTAATAATACAAAGTTAGCAATAAATAAGAAGAAGAAGAATTTAGAGAATACTTTAAATGCGTTACCTCTAATAACACTTCTATCTGTAATAGGTAATACTAATAAAATTAAAATAGCACCAAACATAGCTAATACTCCTAATAATTTATCAGGTACTGATCTTAAAATTGCATAGAATGGTAATAAATATCATTCTGGTACAATAGATGCAGGTGTAACTAATGGATTACCAGGAATATAGTTATCTGGATGTCCCATTGTATTAGGTGAGAAGAATACAAATAATGAGAAGAAGAATAAGAATACAAATACAGTAATTAAATCTTTAAAAATAAAGTAACCATGCATTGGTAATCTATCTAAATTACCTGTAACACCTAAAGGATTTGATGAACCATGTGTATGTAATGCCATAAAATGCATAATTACAAATGCAGCAATAATAAATGGTACTAAATAATGGAAAGCGAAGAATCTTTGAATAGTAGGATTAGAAACTGAGAATCCACCTCATAATCATGATACAATATCATTACCAATAAATGGAATAGCTGAGAATAAATTAGTAATAACTGTAGCACCTCAATGACTCATTTGTCCATATACACAACAGTATCCTAAGAAAGCAGCAGCCATTGTTAATACAAAAATAATAACACCAACATTTCATACTAATGTTCTAGGAGCTCTATATGAACCATAATATAAACCTTTACCAATATGAATATACATACAAATAAAGAAGAATGATGCACCATTAGCATGAGCATATCTAATAAATCATCCTCCTTGAACATCTCTCATAATATGTTCAACAGCTGAGAATGCTAATTCAATATTAGATGAATAATGCATAGCTAAAAAAATACCTGTACAAATTTGAATTACTAAACATAATCCTAATAATGATCCTAAATTTCATCAATAATTAATTGATGAAGGTTGTGGTGAATCAATCATATAACTATTTAATAAATTTAAATAAATATTAGATTTTCTAAATGACATATTTTATTTGAATTATTATATTTTTAAATATATATATAAATATAATATATATTAAATATATAATATAAATATTATATATTCCCCACGACGAACGTCGTGGAGGAGCCGCGGGGCCCTTATATAAATATGACCCCCGCGGATCACCCGACCCTTTATGAGGGTCGGGTGATGCCACGGGAGAAAGGGATAAATATATAATTATAATAATATAATTATGTATAATTTATATATATTATTTATATGAATATCCCCGCGAAATTATTTATAATTTCGCGGGAGATAAATAAATATTTTATAAATATAATATTATTGTATTATATATATAATAATATATATATAATAATTATTATAATAATATAATAAATATATTATTATCAAGTAATTTGATACATATATAATATATATGTATATTGATTATTATTTTATAATTATATATTACTTCTAATATATCCCACGGATATACTTGGTAATATATCCAGCCCCCGCGACATGACCCTTTATGAGGGTCATGTCGCGGGGGAGAAGGGATTATAAAATATATAACCTTAATCGGAATTGAACCGATATTTTCAACATGAAGAGATGATGTCGTAACCATTAGACGATAAGGTCTGTTATATTAGAGATTCGAACTCCAAACCTTTCGATTACAAAACGAACGCTCTACCAATTGAGCTAATATAACTACTATTAACTTATATATAGATTCCCCCCGCGGCCTCACCCAACCGTAGGGTTGGGTGTGCCGCGGGGGGTAAGTTAATTAAAACTATCTCGCTAAATTATCCCTATTTAAGGGAACTAATTTATTATTTTATATATATAGAATATATAAAAATATATATATATATATTATGAAAATATATGCCTAAAAGGCGAATTGTAATTTCTTCCCCGGGGCTCACAACCTAGGTTGTGAGCCGCGGGGTAATCATTATTTATTAATTTTATTATATAATATATTAATATATAATATACAAAAATATATATATATATATAATCCTCGTATTTCAACCCATAAGGAATTGGGAGATTATATAATATGTAATAAAAGGGTATATATAATAATAGAATACCCCGCCATATTGCCAATATTGGCAATATGGCGGGATTATGTAAATATATAAACTCCCGCCATTAGTCGTATGACTAATGGCGAAATACTAATTTATTATTATTTTTATATAAATAATATTATTATATAAAAATTTATATCAAAGCCCTATACGAGGTATTTGGTTACTATTAATATAGATATAATATCTATAAACCCCCCCCTTAAAAGGGGGGTAAGATATTCCCGCCATAATATATCCCTTAGGGATATATTATGGCGGAGTATAAATAATAATATCAATATTTATTATTAAAAAAATTATTATATATATTTATATATATTTTAATAATTAATATTATTAAGAATATATATATAATTCTTTATTTAATTTTAGCCCCCCCCGCGGTCTCTCACCCAACGAATGTAGGGTGATGAACCGCGGGGAATAATAATATTTATATATATTTATATATATTTTATACATATAAAATAATAATCTTATCCCCGCCATATATACCTATTAGGTATATATGGCGGGAATGGATATAATGATATATAATATTATATATATATTTTTATAATTATTTCGTAGAAATAATATTATGAATATAAGGCTATACCCGCCATTATTACCAATATTGGTAATAATGGCGGGGTATATATTTATTTATAGATCTTTATATATTAAATATATAATATATATGAGAAGTATAATTCCCGCCATTATCTATTAGATAATGGCGGGGATATTAATCCCGCCATATATTTATTATAATAAATATATGGCGGAATACTAATAAATTAATAAATATATAATAATAATTATAATATTTATTTAAATATATAAATATTTATATATTAAATTCCTATGAATGATATTGCATTTGCAGAGTTGAATATAATTAAATATAAAATTCCCGCCATTAGTCTTAAGACTAATGGCGGGATATATATATATATATATATATCTTTTATATATATTATATATTTATTTTTTATAATATATATAATATATAATTATATAATTATATAATTGTATACCGCCCCGATATTTATTATAAATATCGGGGGCGATTATTGTCATATTATATCATATCCTATATTATATATAATTATTATATATATCTATTAATAATAATACATATTATTCCCCGCGGCTCATCACCCATACATTCGTTGGGTGAGAGACCGCGGGGGGATAAATAATTAGGGAAATTATATAATACAATATATTATATACAATATTTATACTATATTAATATATATAATATATATTATAATATATTAATAATAATAATAATTATATTATTAATATCTAGAATATATATATAAATTACTATATAATATATATAATAGTTATATAATTAAGTATTCCCATAACATGGGAATCGGGGGATTATATAATATAATATAATAATGTCGTCTTTCTTATTACGTATTAGATTGTATATAATTATATTATAAATAATATAAACCCCGCATTTGCGGGGAAGATAACAATATTATATAGGTTATTCCGCGGAATTATAACCATTAGGGTTATAATTCCGCGGAATACATTAATATGTATAATATATAATATATATATAAATTACTAATAATATTTATAATATTATATATAATATATTTATATATTTATATAATTGGGGCATATAATTATTTTATATAACCCCGCCATATAGACCCTAATAGGGTCTATATGGCGGGAATGGTTATAATAATATAATATTTATATATTATATATAATATATTTATATAATTAAATTAATACTCTAAGAAGTAATATTACCCGCGGATATACTACGAGAATATCGTAGTATATCCGCGGTAAAGGTTATTACCGCCATTAGTCATACGACTAATGGCGGGGTATATATATATATATATATATTCTTACATAAATCTAATATATTTAATATATATATTCTTCTAGGGTTATAAATATATAATTTCCGCCATTATATATTTAATGTTAATGGTGAGATATACCTTTTATGTATGTTCCAATATATATATAATATATATAATCCCCACCCCCCCTTTAGGGGGGGGTGGAAGGAGGAACAAGATAATTTATTTAGTTTCCTTGCAAATGCAACTAATTCAATCGAAGGGTTTATAATAATATTTAATAATAATAATAATATTATATTAATAATTTATATATAAATCTTAAATATTATATAATACAATATATTCTTTAATATCTTTTTTTTTTCCTATGGGGGGAATATAGAAAATTATTAATATAGTTTCATAATATAGGTACATGTATAAGATAATATCTATTATAATATATAAATAATAATAATATATATATTATAATAATAATAATATTTCCCCGGACGTCCGACCCTTTATGAGGGTCGACGCGGGTTGTTATAATTTCCCGCGGATAAGCCATTAGGCTTATCGATACATTCATATCTATAATACATATATAAATTATATAATAAATAATATATAAATAATAATAATAATAATTATATATGTTATCACCTACTTTATTAGAATTATAAATACAATATTTATATGTATAATATATATAATATATATAGTCTCACAAATGACTTATAATATATATAATAAATATAATATATAAATAATAAACCCCGCGGACTCCTACCCCTTTAAAGGGGGGGAGGAGTCCGCGGGGAGACTACTTTTTTTAAAGAATATATAATAGTTATTCCTGATTTATATAGCATGTATATTAATTGTGTGTGACAGGAATAAATTTAGCCCGCGGTTCTCATACATACATACATACATACATACATACATACATACATACTACGAAAGTAGGATGATGAGTCCGCGGGAATATATATATATATATTATAATATATATATATTAATTAAAAAATATAAGAATATTGAAATAATTATTTTTTAATAATTATATTATTAATGTAAGTATAAAACATCTTTTAAGTATGAAGATGTTAAAATAGATCATACATAAGCTTGAATTACTGAAATAGCAAATTCTAATACAACAATAGCTAATAATCCTACACCTGGAATTAAACCAAATACGAATGTAATAATACTCATTGACATTAAATTAAATAATAATCCTCCTAAAATAATTAATAATAAATGTCCACTTAATACATTACTTGATAATCTTAAACCTAAAGAAATAGCTCTAGCAAAATAAGATAATAATTCAATTAATACTAATAATGGAACTAATGGTAAAGGAGTACCACCTGGTACAAATAATGAGAAGAATACTAAACCATGTTTAGTTAAACCAATAATTGTAGCACCTAATCAAATAACTGAACTTAATGAAACAATAAAGATTAAATGTGCTGATAAAGCAAATGAATAAGGAATCATACTAATTAAATTACTAACAAAGATAAAGAAGAAGAATGTATAAACTAATGGGAAATAATATCCTCATAATTTACCACCAATTTGTCCTTTAACCATATTTAAAATAGTATCATAAATAGCTTCTTGTGATACAAATCATTTTGAACCAATAATTTTATTATTATTAGTTGTTAATAAATTTAAACCTAATACTGTAAATAATACAATAATTGTATATAATGAGAATGTAGTGAAATTTAAACTACTGAAATCTAATAATGGAGATGTAAATCCCATTAATACTCTAATTTCAAATTGATCTAATGGTGATGTAATAAATAAATTTAACATTTTATTTTATTATTATTATTAAAAATCTAATATAAAATATATATAATAATATATATAAACCCTCCCTTAAAGGGGGGGGGATAAGATATAAATATCTTGTTATAAATATATAATATAATAATATATTGTTATATAATATATTATTATAAATAATAATATATATAAATATTGAATAATTAATTACCTGGAAATGCGACTCACCCAACCTTTCGGTTGGGTGAGTCGCGCAGGATTTAGATATACCTTTATTCGTGACCCATCCTCAATATTATGTTGAGGATGGGCCGCAGGTAATATATATTAATTATAAATCCCGTAAATTTCAATATAAAATTTTAGGGAAACATATTATTATTATAAATAATATGAACCCCGCGAATTACGGTATAGACCGTAATTCGCGGGAAAATGATATATGTATAATTATAATTTTGAAATAAATAATCTTGATACATATAATCTTAAAATTTGTGGTAAGAAGTATTGTGCAAATAATACTAATAAAATAGTAACTAATGCAAAACCATATACTAATTGATTTAAGAAATAAAAT
The nucleotide sequence above comes from Kluyveromyces lactis mitochondrion, complete genome. Encoded proteins:
- the ATP8 gene encoding ATPase complex subunit 8, which gives rise to MPQLVPFYFLNQLVYGFALVTILLVLFAQYFLPQILRLYVSRLFISKL
- the CYTB gene encoding apocytochrome b, with the protein product MSFRKSNIYLNLLNSYMIDSPQPSSINYWWNLGSLLGLCLVIQICTGIFLAMHYSSNIELAFSAVEHIMRDVQGGWFIRYAHANGASFFFICMYIHIGKGLYYGSYRAPRTLVWNVGVIIFVLTMAAAFLGYCCVYGQMSHWGATVITNLFSAIPFIGNDIVSWLWGGFSVSNPTIQRFFAFHYLVPFIIAAFVIMHFMALHTHGSSNPLGVTGNLDRLPMHGYFIFKDLITVFVFLFFFSLFVFFSPNTMGHPDNYIPGNPLVTPASIVPEWYLLPFYAILRSVPDKLLGVLAMFGAILILLVLPITDRSVIRGNAFKVFSKFFFFLFIANFVLLGHLGECHVEPPFVVMGQIATVIYFAYFLVIVPVVSTIENVLFYVGRKNAK
- the ATP6 gene encoding ATPase complex subunit 6; this encodes MLNLFITSPLDQFEIRVLMGFTSPLLDFSSLNFTTFSLYTIIVLFTVLGLNLLTTNNNKIIGSKWFVSQEAIYDTILNMVKGQIGGKLWGYYFPLVYTFFFFIFVSNLISMIPYSFALSAHLIFIVSLSSVIWLGATIIGLTKHGLVFFSLFVPGGTPLPLVPLLVLIELLSYFARAISLGLRLSSNVLSGHLLLIILGGLLFNLMSMSIITFVFGLIPGVGLLAIVVLEFAISVIQAYVWSILTSSYLKDVLYLH